The DNA sequence GCCCGCAATGAGGATGAAGAGAATGGCCGCTCCTTTTCCTGTATAGTAAATTAATCCCTTCTGGTAATCCAGGGGAAGATGGTGAAACTCTGCCAGGTCGTAAAGTAAGTGAAAGGTCACCATCAACAGGAGGGCCACTCCCCGGAAAAGGTCAATTTCCCATATGCGGTTGATCGGTTTGGCTTTTATTTTTTCTTTTACTGTGCTTGCGCTGGCGGTCGGCTTTATGGCCGGATTCCTCCGTTCAAATGTGCCTTTTGTTCATGTACGAGATGACAATGGGCATGGTGATGATCATGCTCAAGATAAAGACCCACACGGCGCCCCCGGTGCGGGCCACGGGCGGGTAGGAAATCCCCGTGGCATATGTGGCCAGAAGAAAGAGAAGGGCGGCGGCCAGGGAGATGCCCGTGTAGATCAAGAGGCTCTTGCGGGCTGGGTCACTCATCTAACTTCCACTCCTTTCCGGTTCCTGAAGTTCGTAAATGTCCAGTTAAACCACTCTGTTAATTCCGAAGGCAATCGTTGTCCAGGGCGAACGATTTTGCGGAGCGCCGGTAACAGCACCCGGGGTTTTGCGACGGTATCGACAAGGATGCGTTATCCCCTCTTCATGGAGGGGACAAAACGTTTTAAGAGCAGGGTGTTCAGGGTTACCGATACCGAGCTCATAGCCATAAAGAAGGCGGCCAGCTCCGGGCTTACAATCAGGCCAGTAAAGGGGTAGAGCACGCCGGCGGCAATGGGAATGCCCAGGCTGTTGTAAATAAAGGCCCACACCAGGTTTTGGCGCACTTTGCGCATCGTCGCCCGGGCTATTTCTATGGCCGAAACCACGTCCCGCAGGTCGGCCTTGATCAGGATTACCTCGCCCGTTTCCTTGGCGATGTCTGTGCCCGTGCCAATGGCCATGCCTACGTCGGCAGCCGCCAGGGCCGGGGCGTCGTTGATACCGTCTCCCACCATGGCCACCCGCAGGCCGCGGGCCTGCAGCTTGCGCACCTCTTCGGCCTTGTCCTGGGGCAGCACTTCCGCCAGCACTTTTTCAATACCCGCCTGGCGGGCTATGGCTTCGGCAGTGCGGCGGTTATCCCCCGTGATCATGATGACCTGCATGCCCATTTTTTTCAACCGGGCAATGGCCTGGGGGACGTTTTCCTTTATCGTATCGGCCACTGCGATTACCCCGGCTGCCTGCCCGTCCATCGCTAAAAGCATGGCCGTTTTGCCATCCTGCTCCAGGGATTCCACAAAGGGCAGCAGGGCTTCAAAGGACACTCCTTCCCTTTCCATCAGCCGGCGGTTGCCCAGCAATATCGTGCGGCCCTGGTAGCGGGCCTTGATGCCATGGCCGGGGATGGCCTCGAATTCCTCCGCTTCTTCTACGGCTACGCCGGCCTTTTCCGCTCCCCGGACAATGGCTTCACCCAGGGGGTGCTCGGAATTTTTTTCCGCCGCAGCAGCCAGGCTGAGCAGTTCCTCCCGCGTAAAGCCGGGGGCGGGGATGACGCCGGTAAGGGAAGGTTCACCCCGGGTAATGGTGCCCGTTTTATCAAACAACACCGCCTGCAAGGTGGCGGTGGCTTCCACGGCATCGGCTCCCTTGAAGAGAATGCCGTTTTCCGCCCCCTTTCCCGTCCCGGCCATCATGGCGCTGGGGGTGGCCAGTCCCAGGGCGCAGGGGCAGGAAATGACCAGGGTGGTCACGCTTAAAAGCAGGGCGAAGCCAAAGACCCCCACCTGGGCCAGACTGTAAGGTGAGAGGATGAAGTGGCTGTCCGGCCGGAAAAAGGCATGGTAACCGTAGAAAAACCAGAAGAGGAAAACGGCCAGCGCCAGCACGTGGACCCCGGCAATGAAGTGCCCGGCCACGAAGTCGGCCAGCCTTTGCACCGGTGCCTTGGTGGCCTGGGCATCTTCCACCAGGCGGATGATCTGGGCCAGGGCCGTATCCCGCCCAACCCTGGTGGCCTCAAATTTAAAGGTTCCGGTTTTGTTGATGGTGGCTCCAATTACTTCGTCACCCGGCTTTTTCTCCACCGGGATACTTTCCCCGGTGATCATGGACTCATCCACCGCCGAATGCCCTTCAATTACCCTTCCGTCCACCGGGATGCTTTCCCCGGGACGCACCACAACCACATCGCCGGGTACCACATCAAGGGCGGCAATTTCCATCTCCCGGCCTTCCCGGATCACCCGGGCGGTTTTGGGCTGCAGGTTGAGCAGCTTACGAATGGCTTCGGAGACACGCCCCCGGGTGAGGGCTTCCAGGTAGCGGCCCAGGACGATAAAGGCGGTTAACAGGGCGGCCGATTCAAAAAAGGTGGCCCCTTTGCCCCCAAAACCGGCCCCGGGCCAGAGGGTATTGATGGTGGCAATGATGTATGCGGCCCCTATTCCCGTGGCATAGAGAAGGTTCATATCGGTGGCGCCCTTCTTTAAGCCGTTGAAGCTGTGCACGAAGAACTGCCAGCCGGCGATGAAGACCACCGGGGTGGTCAGCGCCCACAAGAAGAGGGTATTGCCCATAAACTCGGGTACAAAACGGGGGAAGATCCACACGTCCCGGAACATGCCCAGCATTACCAGGATGGATAGGGGCCAGGCAACCCACATGTTCCGGGCCTGGCGGTGGATTTCCTGCCGGCGGGCCTGCCTCTCCCGGTCCAGGGCTTCCTGTCCCGTGGCCTTTTCGGCCACCTCGTAGCCCAGACCGGCAATTGCTTCTTTAATTTGGGTCGGTGTTACCGTACCCGGATAAAAGGTTACCCGGGCGGCTTCCGCGGGAAGGCTT is a window from the Desulfofundulus luciae genome containing:
- a CDS encoding heavy metal translocating P-type ATPase; amino-acid sequence: MKQTSIPVEGMTCAACVARVERALKNTPGVTDAVVNLVTGKASVEYDPEKVSVEQLVNTIRELGYQVPTGEIHLTVRGMSCAACVARVERALSELPGVLNVAVSLPAEAARVTFYPGTVTPTQIKEAIAGLGYEVAEKATGQEALDRERQARRQEIHRQARNMWVAWPLSILVMLGMFRDVWIFPRFVPEFMGNTLFLWALTTPVVFIAGWQFFVHSFNGLKKGATDMNLLYATGIGAAYIIATINTLWPGAGFGGKGATFFESAALLTAFIVLGRYLEALTRGRVSEAIRKLLNLQPKTARVIREGREMEIAALDVVPGDVVVVRPGESIPVDGRVIEGHSAVDESMITGESIPVEKKPGDEVIGATINKTGTFKFEATRVGRDTALAQIIRLVEDAQATKAPVQRLADFVAGHFIAGVHVLALAVFLFWFFYGYHAFFRPDSHFILSPYSLAQVGVFGFALLLSVTTLVISCPCALGLATPSAMMAGTGKGAENGILFKGADAVEATATLQAVLFDKTGTITRGEPSLTGVIPAPGFTREELLSLAAAAEKNSEHPLGEAIVRGAEKAGVAVEEAEEFEAIPGHGIKARYQGRTILLGNRRLMEREGVSFEALLPFVESLEQDGKTAMLLAMDGQAAGVIAVADTIKENVPQAIARLKKMGMQVIMITGDNRRTAEAIARQAGIEKVLAEVLPQDKAEEVRKLQARGLRVAMVGDGINDAPALAAADVGMAIGTGTDIAKETGEVILIKADLRDVVSAIEIARATMRKVRQNLVWAFIYNSLGIPIAAGVLYPFTGLIVSPELAAFFMAMSSVSVTLNTLLLKRFVPSMKRG